A stretch of the Balneola vulgaris DSM 17893 genome encodes the following:
- a CDS encoding PAS domain-containing protein, with product MARLDQQILEQLKKCSKDEASLSKLEEIYSEIMSRYEKANKHLNLLERAIIDDYDSILITELELEKPGPRIVYVNDGFTKMTGYEREEVLGKTPRILQGEKTDRHVLDRLKQRLIEGQAFFGHTVNYKKDGSEFVNQWDIHPLTNAQGEITHWVSYQRDITDRQESSKMLFDANIDFEQLIEESKRTFVDLDVQGNIIASNKSFREMLGHETDELKSLKIWDLVGKDDQQQVKSLLEDFSTEQTMEDTYNWVFKKNNGEELLLEAGVRWFVSSDDTVIRIHFDNISLRNKVIDTLREKTKSLESLLSTKEEFTLKFKKHDNGSIFVAYASDSFQDIVGHPVEKVLDQGLHDVLTSDASAITKAGLDKAFLGTMSSEKIQYLDADGNEISIVQSFRPIWDADEKEVIAVRSVGLVELEV from the coding sequence ATGGCTAGGTTAGATCAACAGATTTTAGAACAACTAAAGAAATGCAGTAAAGACGAAGCCTCGTTATCAAAGCTAGAAGAAATCTACTCAGAAATTATGAGTAGGTACGAAAAAGCAAATAAGCATTTAAATTTACTAGAGAGAGCAATTATTGATGATTACGATTCTATTCTAATCACCGAGCTAGAGTTGGAAAAGCCAGGACCCCGTATTGTATATGTAAACGATGGTTTCACGAAAATGACAGGATATGAGCGAGAAGAGGTATTAGGTAAAACCCCTCGAATTCTTCAAGGTGAGAAAACCGATCGCCATGTATTAGATCGCTTAAAGCAACGATTGATTGAAGGCCAAGCATTTTTTGGCCACACAGTGAACTACAAGAAAGATGGATCTGAATTTGTAAACCAGTGGGATATCCATCCATTAACGAATGCACAAGGCGAGATCACTCATTGGGTTTCGTACCAAAGAGATATCACTGATCGCCAAGAATCGAGCAAGATGCTATTTGATGCTAACATCGATTTCGAACAGTTAATTGAAGAGTCGAAAAGAACTTTTGTTGATTTAGATGTGCAAGGCAATATCATTGCGAGTAATAAGTCGTTTAGAGAGATGCTTGGTCACGAAACTGACGAACTGAAGAGTCTTAAGATTTGGGATTTAGTGGGCAAAGACGACCAACAACAAGTGAAAAGCTTGCTCGAAGATTTTAGTACTGAGCAAACCATGGAAGATACCTACAATTGGGTATTCAAAAAGAATAATGGGGAAGAGTTATTGCTTGAGGCAGGAGTTCGGTGGTTTGTAAGTAGCGACGATACGGTTATCCGCATTCACTTTGATAATATCTCACTACGGAATAAAGTAATCGATACCCTTCGGGAAAAGACAAAAAGCTTAGAAAGCTTACTCTCAACCAAAGAAGAGTTTACGCTGAAATTTAAAAAACATGATAACGGCAGTATATTTGTAGCCTATGCTTCCGATTCATTTCAAGATATTGTGGGCCACCCCGTAGAAAAAGTGCTGGATCAAGGTTTACACGATGTATTAACATCCGATGCTTCAGCAATCACTAAGGCTGGTTTAGATAAAGCTTTTTTAGGCACTATGAGCTCAGAAAAAATTCAATATCTAGATGCTGATGGTAATGAGATATCGATAGTCCAATCATTTCGCCCAATTTGGGATGCGGATGAAAAAGAAGTGATAGCCGTACGCTCTGTGGGCTTAGTGGAACTTGAAGTTTAG
- a CDS encoding SufE family protein, with product MNIEDVQERIIKEFELFDDWTERYKYIIKHGNKLEPLPEEDRVESNLVKGCQSQVWLTASLNGDTIQFKADSDAAITKGLVSLVVRLYTNQSPDDILRVNPDFIGKIGMAQHLSPTRANGLASMVKQMKIYAMAYKSKLKNS from the coding sequence ATGAATATTGAAGACGTACAAGAACGGATTATAAAAGAATTTGAATTGTTTGATGATTGGACCGAGCGGTACAAATACATCATTAAACATGGGAATAAACTAGAGCCACTGCCTGAAGAAGACAGGGTTGAAAGCAATTTAGTGAAGGGTTGCCAAAGCCAAGTATGGTTAACCGCTTCATTAAATGGAGACACCATCCAATTTAAAGCCGATAGTGACGCGGCGATCACAAAAGGATTAGTATCGTTGGTGGTTCGTTTGTACACCAATCAAAGCCCAGACGACATTTTAAGGGTAAACCCCGACTTCATCGGAAAGATTGGCATGGCTCAACATTTATCGCCTACACGCGCTAATGGATTAGCAAGTATGGTTAAACAAATGAAAATTTATGCCATGGCGTATAAATCTAAATTGAAAAACTCTTGA
- a CDS encoding SusC/RagA family TonB-linked outer membrane protein, translating into MRKSYYSKVGAFLFALLFSSHLVMAQYQVTGVVTDEATGDELVGVTIFDPASGGGVTTNVDGIYTIEVDGATTLRFSYIGYVTQNIDVDGNAGEEVTLNVTLKSDVANLDELVITGLASTTKRSNLANSVSSINAEDISGKTDPPTLDGAMQGKIPGVQIQSYSGAPGGGFNVQMRGVSTFGASGSQPLYIVDGVYINNSNISNGRSSVSGAGGSSQDDSANRLADLNPDDIESIEILKGSSAAAIYGQRANAGVVIIKTKRGKAGDTKISVSQDVGFSAALRFQGRTEWNEARIRDFWGTGARGDLEVQRYNTAKSNGNIVDLEKELYGNQGAIMNTQISVSGGNEKTRFFISASNNDEQGIIEETGFQRRSLRANIDHSINKNVRIATSSSYINTDSQRGFTGNQNNTGGSIGYTLAFTPNYAYDILKQNADGTYNDNPYFSENPFRLIDDARNDQEVNRFIQSVELNADLISSGVNRLAFSLRGGLDYLASDGIVYFPEYMQFQRTAADFPGDVYHSISEVLNLNLQASLAYSTELQSEMGTYYLNTQAGFSRYDQKISQDNIRGRGLLPGQTNVGNAAQVTASQGFTEIADIGYFAQQEVNWDDKVIATVGGRLDRSTLNLNDDELYFYPKASVAANLTNFDFWTVNDISQLKLRVAYGETGGLPNFGNIFTSANSENIGSFVGISAGGSTVDPNLKPESAKELEYGIDVTFLDGRISFEGTVYKKTVEDLILNLNPAPATGLGGVSTNAADLENEGIELGLNLIPVNNSNLVWNSSILWWKNESLITDLRVPEDINGAFSTGFGFAKIKEGVSPTTIYGFDENGEEKIFGNYQPDFQMSFSNDFNFLQNFSASFLVHWSQGSELTNLSDLLSDGRGNTDDYYTEGTTRVQRPAGTARFVDDGSYIKLREASLYYTVPKEFLSDQLNGALSRIKVGVSGTNLLLISDYGGYDPEVSALGRSNIGRQVDITPYPSSRKILFHLKFDIN; encoded by the coding sequence ATGAGAAAAAGTTACTATTCGAAGGTAGGCGCATTTTTATTCGCACTACTTTTTTCAAGTCACTTAGTGATGGCCCAGTATCAAGTTACTGGTGTTGTTACAGATGAAGCCACAGGTGATGAACTTGTGGGTGTTACCATTTTCGATCCAGCATCGGGAGGTGGTGTAACCACTAATGTTGATGGTATTTATACCATTGAAGTTGACGGAGCCACTACCTTGCGCTTCTCTTACATTGGGTATGTAACCCAGAACATTGATGTTGATGGAAACGCTGGAGAAGAAGTTACTCTAAATGTGACGTTAAAAAGTGATGTTGCAAATCTAGATGAGTTAGTGATTACAGGTTTGGCTTCAACAACGAAGCGTTCCAACCTAGCAAACTCTGTTTCTTCCATTAACGCAGAAGATATTTCAGGTAAAACTGACCCTCCTACATTGGATGGAGCTATGCAGGGTAAAATCCCTGGGGTCCAAATACAGTCGTATAGTGGAGCGCCAGGTGGTGGTTTCAACGTTCAGATGCGTGGGGTATCCACTTTTGGTGCTTCAGGATCTCAACCACTTTATATCGTTGATGGAGTGTATATCAATAACTCTAATATTTCAAACGGTAGATCAAGTGTAAGTGGAGCCGGTGGCTCGTCGCAGGATGATTCAGCGAACCGACTTGCAGATTTAAACCCTGATGATATTGAAAGCATTGAGATTCTTAAAGGATCATCAGCGGCGGCTATTTATGGTCAGCGTGCGAATGCAGGTGTAGTAATCATCAAAACGAAAAGAGGTAAGGCTGGCGATACTAAGATTTCTGTATCACAAGATGTAGGTTTTAGTGCTGCATTACGTTTCCAAGGTCGTACCGAATGGAATGAAGCTCGTATTCGGGATTTCTGGGGAACGGGTGCTCGTGGCGATCTAGAAGTTCAGCGGTATAACACTGCAAAATCTAATGGTAATATCGTTGATCTTGAGAAAGAGTTATATGGCAACCAAGGTGCTATTATGAACACGCAGATTAGTGTATCTGGTGGTAATGAAAAAACTCGTTTCTTTATATCAGCATCTAACAACGATGAGCAAGGTATTATTGAAGAAACAGGCTTCCAGCGCCGTAGCCTACGTGCGAATATTGATCATAGCATCAATAAAAATGTGCGTATAGCTACTAGTTCTTCGTATATCAATACTGACTCACAGCGTGGATTTACTGGAAACCAGAATAACACGGGTGGATCTATTGGTTATACCTTAGCATTTACTCCGAACTACGCTTACGATATCCTTAAGCAGAATGCGGATGGGACCTATAACGACAACCCATATTTCTCTGAAAACCCATTTAGACTTATCGATGACGCTAGAAACGACCAAGAAGTAAATCGTTTCATCCAATCGGTTGAATTAAATGCAGATCTTATCTCAAGCGGTGTAAATCGTTTAGCATTTAGCTTACGTGGGGGATTAGATTATCTAGCTTCAGATGGTATAGTGTATTTCCCTGAGTACATGCAGTTCCAAAGAACAGCCGCTGACTTCCCTGGTGATGTGTATCATTCAATTAGTGAAGTATTGAATTTAAATCTACAAGCTTCATTAGCATACAGCACAGAGCTACAGTCTGAGATGGGAACGTACTACTTGAATACTCAAGCTGGTTTCTCTCGTTACGACCAAAAGATTTCACAAGACAATATTCGAGGTCGTGGTTTATTACCAGGGCAAACGAATGTTGGAAATGCGGCACAAGTAACGGCTTCTCAGGGCTTTACTGAGATTGCAGATATTGGATACTTTGCTCAGCAAGAAGTCAACTGGGATGATAAAGTTATCGCAACGGTGGGGGGTCGATTAGATCGTTCTACTCTAAACTTAAATGACGATGAGCTTTATTTCTATCCAAAAGCATCGGTTGCTGCAAACCTTACCAATTTCGACTTCTGGACGGTAAATGACATCAGCCAGTTGAAGTTACGTGTTGCTTATGGTGAGACTGGTGGACTTCCAAACTTTGGAAACATATTCACGAGTGCGAATAGTGAGAACATTGGAAGCTTTGTTGGTATTTCAGCAGGTGGTTCTACAGTTGATCCTAACCTAAAGCCAGAAAGTGCAAAAGAGCTTGAGTATGGTATAGATGTAACGTTCTTGGATGGACGTATTTCATTTGAAGGAACCGTATACAAGAAAACGGTTGAAGATTTAATCTTGAATCTAAACCCTGCTCCAGCAACAGGACTAGGTGGTGTTTCAACAAATGCAGCTGATCTTGAAAACGAGGGTATTGAATTAGGTCTTAATTTAATTCCAGTGAATAATTCTAACTTAGTGTGGAATAGTTCCATTCTATGGTGGAAGAATGAGTCGCTAATTACCGACTTAAGAGTACCTGAAGATATCAATGGTGCCTTCTCAACGGGTTTTGGTTTTGCTAAGATCAAAGAGGGCGTTTCACCAACAACCATTTATGGTTTTGATGAAAATGGTGAAGAGAAAATCTTTGGTAACTACCAGCCAGATTTCCAGATGTCGTTTTCAAACGATTTCAACTTCTTGCAAAACTTCAGTGCTAGTTTCTTAGTGCATTGGAGTCAGGGCTCTGAGTTAACAAACTTATCGGATTTATTATCTGATGGTAGAGGTAACACGGATGATTATTATACCGAAGGAACTACTCGAGTTCAGCGCCCAGCGGGTACCGCACGTTTCGTAGATGATGGTTCTTACATCAAGTTAAGAGAAGCGTCGTTGTACTATACAGTGCCTAAAGAATTCTTGTCTGACCAATTGAACGGTGCATTGAGCCGTATCAAAGTTGGTGTGTCGGGTACAAACTTATTATTGATATCAGATTATGGAGGGTATGATCCTGAAGTGAGTGCGCTTGGTAGATCAAACATTGGTCGTCAAGTAGACATTACCCCATATCCAAGTTCAAGAAAGATCTTGTTCCATTTGAAATTCGATATCAACTAA
- a CDS encoding TlpA family protein disulfide reductase, which translates to MHKKLLLPILTVLLFIACGETRENPRELNSELLKTGEIIYNATFTDLEGNTVSVKDYKGKVILVDFWETWCGPCLQVFPAMDSLRKEYGDDFEVFAVNLQDSDTPEEVRAFAEEKGYDFNFLLDTEEVGAKVITFGIPFKIFIDPDGYLIKAEVGSSGTKGDYLKAKTIIEDNKQS; encoded by the coding sequence GTGCACAAAAAGCTCTTATTACCCATCCTAACTGTACTGCTATTTATAGCCTGTGGTGAAACCCGCGAAAACCCTCGCGAACTCAATAGCGAACTACTGAAAACAGGTGAAATCATTTACAACGCCACCTTTACTGATTTGGAAGGCAACACGGTTTCAGTAAAAGATTACAAGGGTAAAGTGATACTGGTTGACTTTTGGGAAACGTGGTGTGGCCCTTGTTTACAAGTATTCCCAGCTATGGATTCGTTGCGCAAAGAATATGGCGACGACTTCGAAGTATTTGCTGTGAATTTGCAAGATTCAGACACTCCCGAAGAAGTAAGAGCCTTTGCTGAAGAAAAAGGCTATGATTTTAACTTTTTATTAGACACTGAAGAAGTGGGTGCAAAAGTGATTACTTTTGGTATCCCCTTTAAAATATTCATCGATCCAGATGGATATTTGATAAAAGCTGAAGTAGGTAGTAGCGGTACAAAAGGCGATTACTTGAAGGCAAAAACCATTATTGAAGACAATAAACAATCCTAG
- a CDS encoding amidohydrolase family protein, protein MAFFKQLKLFLLGVLFFSSTQVIAQNNEVLVLTNAHVIDGVSEGVRPNQTIVIKNGTITSISSSKGDIPAGSKVIDLEGHFVLPGLLDAHAHVSSFEAAERALFYGTTTIRSASVGSYADVALQKLALESDWVGPEIIPTGVFVQPKLGSSILADTELAELYDGVTTEQALKKLVQVNAENGVQWIKTRSAERAGTPTTDPRKQVYTEQQLRWIVEEAAKYDIPVMSHAHGSVIDAVRAGVKSIEHGTYASDEALKLMAEKGTYLVPTYSTVEDLTIPGGDYDHPVTTIRGNYMLPKMAETVKKAIAYGVPLGASTDSGYGPESLTRVPTEVINFVKLGLTPMQAIRTATIDNAKLFGIENRTGSIEVGKEADIIVTYDNPLEDIRALQDVIVVITNGKIGLNRLPFGKE, encoded by the coding sequence ATGGCATTTTTCAAACAATTGAAATTATTTCTTTTAGGGGTTTTATTTTTTAGCAGCACTCAAGTAATCGCTCAAAATAATGAAGTTTTAGTGCTCACAAACGCACACGTTATTGATGGAGTTTCGGAGGGGGTTCGGCCCAATCAAACAATCGTTATTAAAAATGGCACCATCACTTCTATCTCATCTTCCAAAGGGGATATTCCTGCAGGCAGTAAAGTGATTGATTTGGAAGGGCACTTTGTGCTTCCGGGCTTATTAGATGCCCACGCCCACGTTAGTAGCTTTGAGGCCGCTGAACGTGCATTATTTTACGGCACTACAACCATTCGTAGCGCTAGCGTTGGTTCCTACGCCGATGTAGCCCTCCAAAAACTTGCTCTTGAAAGTGACTGGGTTGGCCCTGAAATCATCCCTACTGGTGTATTCGTGCAACCTAAATTAGGATCAAGTATTCTAGCTGATACCGAACTAGCTGAGCTTTATGATGGAGTAACCACAGAACAAGCGCTAAAAAAACTTGTTCAAGTAAATGCTGAAAATGGAGTGCAGTGGATTAAAACCCGTAGTGCAGAACGCGCAGGAACGCCTACAACCGATCCACGAAAACAAGTGTACACCGAACAACAATTACGCTGGATTGTTGAAGAAGCAGCTAAATATGATATCCCTGTGATGTCGCATGCTCATGGCTCGGTAATAGACGCGGTTAGAGCTGGTGTAAAGAGTATAGAACACGGCACCTATGCAAGCGACGAAGCCCTTAAGCTCATGGCTGAAAAAGGAACCTACTTAGTACCTACCTATTCTACCGTTGAGGACCTAACCATTCCTGGTGGCGATTACGACCACCCTGTTACAACCATTCGTGGGAACTATATGCTCCCAAAAATGGCTGAAACCGTTAAGAAAGCCATTGCCTATGGAGTTCCTCTGGGGGCGAGTACCGATTCAGGATATGGCCCTGAAAGTTTAACACGCGTTCCTACGGAAGTGATCAACTTTGTGAAGCTAGGTTTAACCCCAATGCAAGCTATCCGAACTGCTACTATCGATAACGCCAAATTATTCGGTATCGAGAATAGAACAGGATCCATCGAAGTGGGTAAAGAAGCCGATATCATTGTTACCTACGACAACCCCCTGGAAGATATCCGTGCTCTACAGGATGTTATTGTAGTAATAACCAATGGTAAAATTGGATTGAACAGACTTCCTTTTGGTAAAGAATGA
- a CDS encoding ATP-binding protein, with the protein MANNFSFTGLSEVASKETPIDSDQLLVEGVSNRILKWVSYSCAFVSLMFLIAFAFDESISVSWFFVSQVIAFLLIPILAKSGFENTAKFILILYVDVSIVLLSSIFEGEVYVQFFFIPTMGLAILLFDYKYIHLRNISIMISVISFFVIDFISIDSIILSEDNVDVIRWSVLTASFITTWIIFNTFSESKEKAEQATKKLLEKEQDLNKQLSHKQDELQTYIDQLEVTSLELEKSARAKSDFLATMSHEIRTPMNAILGMTHLLKEDDPREDQLESINILDFSGRTLLALINDILDFSKIDAGKIEFEQTEFELQQLVSTISETFKVTATNKRIELKTEIEDEMPNTLIGDPARLTQILNNLVSNALKFTEKGSVKINVKALEETDDEVKIEFKVIDTGIGIEEDRLDSVFESFTQANTTTTRLFGGTGLGLSISKQLTELQGGRIFVESEIGKGSTFSVQLLFPKGTAKEKIEAGVILDEFVKLKGTRVLLAEDNPVNQKVMTRFLERWEIITTVVNDGHEVIAELESNEYDIILMDLQMPELNGFETTERIRAFEDEKKRKIPIVALTAAALKEVKDQVQEVGMDAYVTKPFNPVELKKKISELTRL; encoded by the coding sequence ATGGCAAATAATTTTTCGTTTACCGGACTTTCGGAGGTGGCAAGCAAGGAGACTCCGATTGATTCCGATCAGCTATTAGTAGAAGGAGTATCCAATAGAATTCTAAAATGGGTTTCATACTCATGTGCATTTGTGAGCTTAATGTTCCTGATTGCATTTGCGTTTGATGAGTCTATTTCTGTTTCTTGGTTTTTTGTATCCCAAGTAATCGCCTTCCTTTTAATACCTATTCTGGCCAAATCTGGCTTCGAAAACACCGCTAAGTTCATTCTCATCCTCTATGTGGATGTGTCGATTGTACTTCTAAGTTCCATTTTTGAAGGGGAAGTATATGTGCAGTTTTTCTTTATCCCTACTATGGGGCTGGCCATACTTTTATTCGATTATAAGTACATCCATCTGAGAAACATCTCTATTATGATATCGGTGATATCATTCTTCGTGATTGATTTCATATCCATCGATAGTATTATTTTAAGTGAAGACAATGTGGATGTAATTCGATGGAGTGTGTTAACCGCTTCATTCATTACAACATGGATCATTTTTAACACCTTCTCTGAATCGAAAGAAAAAGCTGAACAGGCCACTAAAAAGCTGCTTGAAAAAGAGCAAGACCTAAACAAGCAGTTAAGTCATAAGCAGGATGAGCTTCAAACGTATATCGACCAATTAGAGGTTACGAGTTTAGAGCTAGAGAAAAGTGCTCGAGCTAAATCGGATTTCTTAGCTACCATGAGCCATGAAATTCGAACACCGATGAATGCGATTTTAGGGATGACGCATTTGTTAAAAGAAGATGATCCACGAGAAGATCAGCTCGAGTCGATAAATATATTAGATTTTTCTGGTCGTACTTTATTAGCGCTTATCAACGACATTCTCGACTTCTCAAAAATAGATGCGGGTAAAATTGAATTCGAGCAAACGGAATTTGAGCTCCAACAATTAGTAAGCACCATCTCAGAGACATTCAAAGTAACGGCTACGAATAAACGTATTGAGTTAAAGACAGAGATTGAAGATGAAATGCCAAATACGCTTATTGGCGATCCTGCTCGGCTTACTCAGATCTTAAATAACTTGGTGAGTAATGCACTCAAGTTCACAGAAAAAGGCTCGGTAAAAATCAATGTGAAGGCATTGGAAGAAACCGATGATGAAGTCAAAATTGAGTTCAAGGTTATAGACACAGGCATAGGAATTGAGGAAGATCGCTTAGATTCTGTGTTTGAAAGTTTCACACAAGCAAATACAACTACAACACGCCTATTCGGGGGTACGGGCTTAGGGCTTTCCATCAGTAAGCAACTCACCGAATTACAAGGGGGACGGATATTTGTAGAAAGTGAGATAGGTAAAGGAAGTACATTCTCGGTTCAGCTACTTTTTCCTAAAGGAACTGCTAAAGAAAAAATTGAAGCAGGTGTTATCCTCGATGAGTTTGTGAAGCTGAAAGGGACACGAGTACTCTTAGCTGAAGATAATCCCGTGAACCAAAAAGTAATGACACGATTCCTAGAGCGTTGGGAAATTATTACTACGGTGGTAAACGATGGCCACGAAGTAATCGCTGAGTTAGAATCTAACGAATACGACATTATTTTAATGGATCTTCAAATGCCTGAACTTAATGGATTTGAAACAACAGAGAGAATCCGAGCTTTTGAGGATGAAAAGAAAAGGAAGATTCCAATCGTCGCACTTACAGCCGCCGCACTTAAGGAAGTGAAAGATCAAGTGCAGGAAGTAGGGATGGATGCGTATGTAACCAAACCATTTAATCCGGTGGAACTCAAAAAGAAAATATCAGAGCTTACTCGCCTTTAA
- a CDS encoding FMN-binding negative transcriptional regulator produces the protein MYTPSSFKETAPKVLLEFIQAHNFGTLFSQSHGVPEATHLPFMVNFEEHTLTTHMARANKHWRNLEDVQQILCVFQGPHSYITPAWYKDRVTVPTWNYASVHVYGTPVLIHDSKELRSIVTELTEHHESMVDTDWSLEEGEPTMETDLKAIVGIQINITDLQGTFKFNQNRSKEDQQGVIDHLEKGGEKEVSCIMRRNLKGE, from the coding sequence ATGTACACCCCTTCTTCTTTTAAAGAAACTGCCCCTAAGGTTCTCTTAGAGTTTATCCAAGCTCATAACTTTGGCACACTTTTTAGCCAATCACATGGAGTTCCAGAAGCTACTCATTTACCGTTTATGGTAAATTTTGAAGAGCATACGCTTACCACCCATATGGCACGGGCTAATAAGCATTGGAGAAATCTCGAAGATGTACAACAAATACTATGCGTATTTCAGGGACCTCACAGCTATATCACCCCTGCTTGGTATAAAGATCGAGTAACCGTTCCAACTTGGAATTATGCTTCCGTGCATGTGTATGGTACCCCTGTATTGATTCATGATTCAAAGGAATTACGTTCCATAGTAACTGAGCTAACTGAACACCATGAATCTATGGTGGATACCGATTGGTCGCTAGAAGAGGGGGAACCCACCATGGAAACCGATTTAAAAGCCATTGTAGGTATTCAGATCAACATTACGGATCTACAAGGCACTTTTAAATTCAATCAAAATCGTAGTAAAGAAGATCAACAAGGGGTTATTGATCATTTAGAAAAAGGCGGGGAAAAGGAAGTTTCTTGTATCATGAGAAGGAATCTTAAAGGCGAGTAA
- the ahcY gene encoding adenosylhomocysteinase, with the protein MQDVKEKPAYKVADISLAKFGRQEIELAEAEMPGLMALREEYKAEQPLKGARIAGCLHMTIQTAVLIETLVDLGADVTWSSCNIYSTQDHAAAAIAEAGIPVYAWKGMTEEEFDWCIEQTLFFPDGQPLNMILDDGGDLTNMVLDRYPELVDGINGISEETTTGVLRLIERERKGTLTLPAINVNDSVTKSKFDNKYGCKESAVDAIRRATDVMMAGKVAVVAGYGDVGKGTAASLRGAGARVIVTEIDPICALQAAMDGFEVKKMDDAAPRADIIVTATGNKDIVQGKHFEIMKDKVIVGNIGHFDNEIDVAWLKENSKEENIKPQVDIFTLKSGKQVVLLSQGRLMNLGNATGHPSFVMSNSFTNQTLAQIALWNRPEEFEPGVHVLPKSLDEKVARLHLSKIGVELETLTEDQAEYIGVPITGPYKSDQYRY; encoded by the coding sequence ATGCAAGATGTAAAAGAGAAACCAGCTTATAAAGTAGCAGATATCTCATTGGCAAAATTTGGACGCCAAGAGATTGAACTAGCTGAAGCTGAAATGCCAGGTTTAATGGCATTAAGAGAAGAATACAAAGCCGAGCAACCACTGAAAGGTGCACGCATCGCCGGATGTCTTCACATGACTATCCAAACTGCCGTACTTATTGAAACATTAGTAGATTTAGGTGCCGATGTAACTTGGTCTTCATGTAATATCTACTCTACTCAAGACCACGCAGCAGCAGCTATTGCTGAAGCTGGCATTCCTGTTTACGCCTGGAAAGGTATGACTGAAGAAGAGTTTGATTGGTGTATTGAACAAACACTATTCTTCCCAGATGGCCAACCTCTAAATATGATTTTAGATGACGGTGGCGACTTAACCAACATGGTACTCGATCGCTACCCTGAGTTAGTAGATGGTATCAACGGAATTTCTGAAGAAACTACTACTGGTGTACTTCGCCTTATCGAGCGTGAGCGCAAAGGAACCCTAACTCTTCCTGCTATTAACGTAAACGACTCGGTTACAAAATCGAAATTTGATAACAAATACGGTTGTAAAGAATCAGCTGTAGATGCTATTCGTCGTGCTACCGATGTAATGATGGCTGGTAAAGTAGCTGTTGTTGCTGGTTACGGTGATGTAGGTAAAGGAACCGCAGCTTCACTACGTGGTGCTGGTGCTCGTGTAATTGTTACCGAAATCGATCCAATCTGTGCACTCCAAGCTGCTATGGATGGTTTCGAAGTTAAGAAAATGGATGACGCTGCACCTCGTGCCGATATCATTGTGACCGCTACGGGTAATAAAGACATCGTACAAGGCAAGCATTTCGAAATAATGAAAGACAAAGTGATTGTTGGAAACATCGGTCACTTCGACAACGAAATTGATGTTGCGTGGCTAAAAGAAAACTCCAAAGAAGAAAACATCAAACCACAGGTTGATATCTTCACGTTGAAGTCGGGTAAGCAAGTTGTACTACTATCTCAAGGACGTTTAATGAACCTTGGTAATGCAACGGGTCACCCATCTTTTGTGATGAGTAACAGCTTCACCAACCAAACTTTGGCACAGATTGCACTTTGGAACCGTCCAGAGGAATTTGAGCCAGGTGTTCACGTACTTCCAAAAAGTTTAGATGAAAAAGTAGCACGCTTACATTTATCTAAAATTGGTGTAGAGCTTGAAACCCTTACTGAAGACCAAGCGGAATACATTGGTGTTCCAATCACAGGTCCTTATAAGTCAGATCAGTACAGATACTAA
- a CDS encoding REP-associated tyrosine transposase produces the protein MEVLPNKKLMGRSRFKFHEDHYPYFITYTVVGGVPIFDDPILSKVIIDSLKFMTAEFEIVLYSYVIMHNHIHMIVESNSIAEKIRRVKSFTARKIIDSLEFRNRSNILYRIKLFRVTFKESSQYQFWQEGSHPIQINNDKKLISCIEYIHNNPVKAGFVEKPEHWLYSSARAYKGLETDPICTLYGLR, from the coding sequence ATGGAAGTCTTACCTAATAAAAAACTAATGGGAAGAAGTAGGTTTAAATTTCATGAAGATCATTACCCATACTTTATAACATATACAGTGGTGGGAGGGGTGCCTATTTTTGATGACCCTATTTTATCTAAAGTGATTATTGATTCATTGAAATTTATGACAGCTGAATTCGAGATTGTACTTTATAGCTATGTCATTATGCATAATCATATACATATGATTGTTGAATCAAATAGTATTGCAGAAAAGATAAGAAGGGTAAAATCTTTCACAGCTCGAAAAATCATAGACTCTTTAGAATTTCGAAATAGATCAAATATTCTATATAGAATCAAGCTGTTTCGGGTTACTTTTAAGGAGTCTTCACAATATCAATTTTGGCAAGAAGGTTCACACCCCATTCAAATAAATAATGATAAAAAGCTTATTTCTTGTATCGAATATATTCACAATAATCCTGTTAAAGCGGGCTTTGTGGAAAAACCAGAACACTGGCTATACTCATCTGCAAGAGCTTATAAAGGACTTGAGACTGATCCAATATGTACCTTGTATGGATTAAGATGA